In a single window of the Enoplosus armatus isolate fEnoArm2 chromosome 15, fEnoArm2.hap1, whole genome shotgun sequence genome:
- the eapp gene encoding E2F-associated phosphoprotein isoform X1 yields MNKLNKPQDFDSYEIEEPSDEERAESSSEDELDVLLNGTPEQKKKLIREYLTGESESSSGDEFEKEMEAELSSTIKTLEGTWGPSTAAETSGSQGGGVDGPGLPNSRMYDEVYFDSDSEGEDTPSSSTGRRRKQRTILTNDELLYDPDEDDRDQAWVDARRRRYHNRKRPAAVSGPQPRQSQGLPSSDAVLNCPACMTTLCLDCQRHDKYRTQYRAMFVMNCMVKKDEVLRYKTQQERKQRNRKRRRGQKTETAADEAPEPTPAGMDADEVYHPVQCTECSTEVAVFDKDEVYHFFNILASHC; encoded by the exons atgaacaaactgaacaaaccaCAGGACTTTGACTCGTATGAGATCGAGGAGCCGAGCGACGAGGAGAGAGCGGAGAGCAG TTCGGAGGATGAGCTGGACGTGCTGCTGAACGGGACTccggagcagaagaagaagctgatcAGAGAGTATCTGACGGGGGAGAGCGAGTCGTCCAGCGGGGATGAGTTcgagaaggagatggaggcgGAGCTCAGCTCCACCATCAAGACCTTGGAAGGAACCTGGGGACCATCAACAGCAG CAGAAACCTCAGGAAGCCAGGGAGGAGGTGTCGACGGTCCTGGACTTCCCAACTCTAGAATGTATGATGAGGTTTACTTCGACTCTGATTCAGAGGGGGAGGACACACCAA gcaGCTCCACTGGCCGGAGGCGGAAACAGCGGACCATACTGACCAATGACGAGCTGCTGTACGACCCCGACGAGGACGACAGGGACCAGGCCTGGGTGGACGCCAGGAGGAGAAG GTATCACAACAGAAAGCGACCAGCTGCAGTGTCTGGGCCGCAGCCTCGTCAGTCTCAGGGTTTACCCAGCAGCGACGCCGTCCTCAACTGTCCCGCCTGCATGACGACGCTCTGCCTGGACTGTCAGAG GCATGACAAGTACCGGACGCAGTATCGAGCCATGTTCGTCATGAACTGCATGGTGAAGAAAGACGAGGTGTTACGCTACAAAAcgcagcaggagaggaaacagaggaacaggaagaggaggaggggacagaaaacagaaacagcggCAGACGAAGCTCCCGAGCCGACGCCCGCGGGGATGGATGCTGATGAGGTTTACCACCCGGTTCAGTGCACCGAGTGCTCCACCGAGGTGGCCGTGTTCGATAAGGACGAGGTCTACCACTTCTTCAACATCCTGGCCAGCCACTGCTGA
- the eapp gene encoding E2F-associated phosphoprotein isoform X2, whose amino-acid sequence MNKLNKPQDFDSYEIEEPSDEERAESSSEDELDVLLNGTPEQKKKLIREYLTGESESSSGDEFEKEMEAELSSTIKTLEGTWGPSTAGSQGGGVDGPGLPNSRMYDEVYFDSDSEGEDTPSSSTGRRRKQRTILTNDELLYDPDEDDRDQAWVDARRRRYHNRKRPAAVSGPQPRQSQGLPSSDAVLNCPACMTTLCLDCQRHDKYRTQYRAMFVMNCMVKKDEVLRYKTQQERKQRNRKRRRGQKTETAADEAPEPTPAGMDADEVYHPVQCTECSTEVAVFDKDEVYHFFNILASHC is encoded by the exons atgaacaaactgaacaaaccaCAGGACTTTGACTCGTATGAGATCGAGGAGCCGAGCGACGAGGAGAGAGCGGAGAGCAG TTCGGAGGATGAGCTGGACGTGCTGCTGAACGGGACTccggagcagaagaagaagctgatcAGAGAGTATCTGACGGGGGAGAGCGAGTCGTCCAGCGGGGATGAGTTcgagaaggagatggaggcgGAGCTCAGCTCCACCATCAAGACCTTGGAAGGAACCTGGGGACCATCAACAGCAG GAAGCCAGGGAGGAGGTGTCGACGGTCCTGGACTTCCCAACTCTAGAATGTATGATGAGGTTTACTTCGACTCTGATTCAGAGGGGGAGGACACACCAA gcaGCTCCACTGGCCGGAGGCGGAAACAGCGGACCATACTGACCAATGACGAGCTGCTGTACGACCCCGACGAGGACGACAGGGACCAGGCCTGGGTGGACGCCAGGAGGAGAAG GTATCACAACAGAAAGCGACCAGCTGCAGTGTCTGGGCCGCAGCCTCGTCAGTCTCAGGGTTTACCCAGCAGCGACGCCGTCCTCAACTGTCCCGCCTGCATGACGACGCTCTGCCTGGACTGTCAGAG GCATGACAAGTACCGGACGCAGTATCGAGCCATGTTCGTCATGAACTGCATGGTGAAGAAAGACGAGGTGTTACGCTACAAAAcgcagcaggagaggaaacagaggaacaggaagaggaggaggggacagaaaacagaaacagcggCAGACGAAGCTCCCGAGCCGACGCCCGCGGGGATGGATGCTGATGAGGTTTACCACCCGGTTCAGTGCACCGAGTGCTCCACCGAGGTGGCCGTGTTCGATAAGGACGAGGTCTACCACTTCTTCAACATCCTGGCCAGCCACTGCTGA
- the sptssa gene encoding serine palmitoyltransferase small subunit A — MALGDCWKQLSWFYYQYLLVTALYMLEPWERTVFNSLLISVAGMAVYTGYVFMPQHIMAILHYFEVVQ, encoded by the exons ATGGCGCTGGGTGACTGTTGGAAGCAGTTATCCTGGTTTTACTACCAATATCTTCTGGTGACGGCGCTGTACATGCTGGAGCCCTGGGAGAGGACGGTGTTCA ACTCCCTGCTGATCTCTGTGGCCGGCATGGCCGTTTACACCGGCTACGTCTTCATGCCGCAGCACATCATGGCTATCCTGCACTACTTCGAGGTCGTCCAATGA